A portion of the Cyanobacterium sp. T60_A2020_053 genome contains these proteins:
- the pds gene encoding 15-cis-phytoene desaturase, with protein sequence MRVAIAGGGLAGLSCAKYLTDLGHQPILLESRDVLGGLVGAWQDEDGDWLETGLHAFFGAYPNMLQLMGELNILDRLQWKQHTLIFNQPEKPGTLSRFDVPDIPAPFNVIASILRNNDMLTWGQKIRFAIGLFPAIIRGQQYVEDMDKYSLIEWLRRQGIDEEVNTDIFIAASKALTFINPEDVSATIILTALNKFLQERYGSKIAFLDGAPPERLCQPIADYVTAEGGEVHLNSPLKEIVLNDDGTVKHFIIRGIQGNPERIIEADAYVSAMSVDAMKLLTPKAWQNDPFFQKLEGLEGVPVINVQIWFDTKLTEVDQLLFSRSPILSVYADMSVTTKEYYDPDRSMLELVLAPAQEWINKSDEAIIEATMDELAKLFPEQIPHVAKVRKAKVLKTPRSVYKAIPGRQAFRPSQATPVANFFLSGSYTMQEYLGSMEGAVLSGKLTAHAVHDTAFSAVKGATAEPSLVS encoded by the coding sequence ATGCGAGTAGCAATAGCAGGAGGAGGGTTAGCAGGGTTATCTTGCGCCAAATATTTAACGGATTTAGGACATCAACCTATTTTATTAGAAAGTCGTGACGTGCTGGGCGGTTTGGTGGGTGCTTGGCAAGATGAGGATGGCGACTGGCTAGAAACAGGTTTACACGCTTTTTTCGGCGCTTACCCTAATATGTTACAACTCATGGGCGAGTTAAATATTTTAGACCGTTTGCAGTGGAAACAACACACTCTAATCTTTAACCAACCCGAAAAACCCGGTACTCTTTCCCGTTTTGATGTGCCTGATATTCCAGCGCCCTTCAACGTCATTGCCTCAATTTTGCGTAATAACGATATGCTAACTTGGGGACAAAAAATCCGTTTTGCCATCGGCTTATTTCCGGCTATCATCAGAGGACAACAATATGTCGAGGATATGGATAAATATAGCCTCATTGAATGGTTACGCCGTCAAGGTATCGATGAGGAAGTCAATACCGATATTTTTATTGCCGCCTCCAAAGCCTTAACTTTTATCAATCCTGAAGATGTTTCCGCTACCATCATCTTAACGGCGTTAAATAAATTCTTACAAGAGCGCTACGGCTCAAAAATTGCTTTTCTCGATGGCGCGCCCCCCGAAAGATTATGTCAACCCATTGCTGATTATGTCACCGCTGAGGGGGGAGAAGTTCATCTCAATTCACCTTTAAAAGAAATTGTTTTAAATGATGATGGTACAGTAAAACATTTTATTATTAGAGGTATTCAAGGTAATCCAGAAAGAATTATCGAAGCAGATGCTTATGTGTCGGCTATGTCAGTGGATGCCATGAAGTTATTAACTCCAAAAGCATGGCAAAATGATCCTTTCTTTCAAAAATTGGAAGGTTTGGAAGGTGTGCCAGTAATTAACGTGCAAATTTGGTTTGATACTAAATTAACTGAGGTGGATCAATTATTATTCTCACGCTCTCCTATTTTAAGCGTTTATGCTGATATGAGCGTGACTACAAAGGAATATTATGATCCAGATCGTTCTATGTTAGAGCTAGTTTTAGCACCAGCGCAGGAATGGATCAATAAATCTGATGAGGCAATTATCGAAGCAACCATGGATGAGTTGGCTAAACTTTTTCCTGAGCAAATTCCCCATGTGGCGAAGGTAAGGAAAGCAAAAGTTCTCAAAACTCCCCGCTCAGTTTATAAAGCAATTCCCGGCAGACAGGCTTTTCGCCCCAGTCAAGCTACTCCTGTGGCTAATTTCTTCCTTTCTGGTAGTTATACTATGCAGGAATATCTTGGTAGTATGGAGGGCGCTGTTTTATCAGGGAAATTAACCGCCCATGCGGTTCATGATACGGCTTTTTCTGCGGTGAAGGGCGCTACGGCTGAACCAAGTTTGGTTAGCTAA
- a CDS encoding phytoene synthase: protein MLQLPKTLQPKHPLISVEESYEYCRQITAKYSKTFYLGTLLMPKEKRKAIWAIYVWCRRTDELVDGPQAKLTTPETLDWWEKQLESVFAGQAMDDPDVALVDTLQRFPMDIQPYRDMIAGQRMDLYRNRYQTFEELNLYCYRVAGTVGIMSSAVLGVDTPYSQVPWADQMVKIPETEAVALGIANQLTNILRDVGEDIDRDRIYLPLEDLARFDYTEEDLFNKVIDDRWRNLMKFEIDRAKQYYQDAERGIRSLNADGRWPVWSALMLYQGILDVIEKNNYDVFNRRAFVPTPNKMFYLPVAWLRAQVL from the coding sequence ATGCTGCAACTGCCTAAAACATTACAACCAAAACACCCCCTAATCTCTGTCGAGGAATCCTATGAGTATTGTCGCCAAATCACGGCAAAATATTCTAAAACCTTCTATCTTGGTACATTATTGATGCCGAAGGAGAAAAGAAAAGCTATCTGGGCGATTTACGTCTGGTGTCGTCGCACCGATGAATTAGTAGATGGTCCTCAAGCTAAGTTAACAACACCTGAAACCCTTGACTGGTGGGAAAAACAGCTAGAGTCAGTGTTCGCAGGTCAAGCGATGGATGATCCAGACGTGGCACTGGTGGACACTCTGCAACGTTTTCCTATGGATATTCAACCCTATCGGGACATGATAGCCGGACAAAGAATGGACTTATATCGTAATCGTTACCAAACTTTTGAGGAGTTAAATCTCTACTGTTATCGGGTAGCTGGTACAGTGGGGATAATGTCTTCAGCCGTTTTGGGGGTTGATACTCCTTATAGTCAAGTTCCTTGGGCGGATCAGATGGTAAAAATTCCTGAGACTGAGGCAGTGGCTTTGGGTATTGCTAATCAGTTGACCAATATTTTGCGTGATGTGGGGGAAGATATTGATCGTGATCGCATTTATTTACCCCTCGAAGACCTTGCTCGTTTTGATTATACTGAGGAAGATTTATTTAATAAGGTTATTGATGATCGTTGGCGTAATCTGATGAAGTTTGAGATTGATCGAGCTAAACAGTATTACCAAGATGCGGAAAGGGGGATACGCTCTTTAAACGCTGACGGGCGCTGGCCTGTGTGGTCTGCCCTTATGTTATATCAAGGTATCCTTGATGTAATTGAGAAGAATAATTATGATGTTTTCAATCGACGCGCGTTTGTGCCTACTCCGAATAAGATGTTTTATCTTCCTGTGGCATGGTTGAGGGCGCAGGTTTTATAA
- the rfbB gene encoding dTDP-glucose 4,6-dehydratase gives MRNILITGGAGFIGSNFVNYWAQNFPEDRIVVLDALTYAGNLANLKGVINQENFCFVQGNICQRPLVDKILREEAITHIAHFAAESHVDRSILSPADFINTNVMGTFTLLESFRHHWLAQNQPSHYRFLHVSTDEVYGSLRENDPPFTETTAYAPNSPYSASKAGSDHLVRAYYYTYNLPTLITNCSNNYGFFHYPEKLIPLICTNILLGKPLPIYGDGQNVRDWLFVLDHCRALEAVINKGKIGETYNIGGHNEIKNIDLVKLICSIMDEIAPDLPVKPSSKLITFVTDRAGHDRRYAIDNSKITRELAWQPQYTLETGLKITLQWYLDHKDWWQPLK, from the coding sequence ATGAGGAATATTCTGATTACGGGGGGCGCTGGTTTTATTGGCTCTAATTTCGTCAATTACTGGGCGCAAAACTTTCCTGAAGATCGTATTGTAGTGCTAGACGCGCTAACCTACGCTGGAAATTTAGCCAACCTCAAAGGAGTGATAAATCAAGAAAATTTTTGTTTTGTACAGGGTAATATCTGTCAGCGCCCGTTAGTAGATAAAATTCTTCGGGAAGAAGCCATTACTCATATTGCCCATTTTGCGGCTGAATCCCATGTGGATCGCTCAATTTTAAGTCCTGCCGACTTCATCAATACCAATGTTATGGGTACATTTACCCTCTTAGAAAGTTTCCGCCATCATTGGTTAGCCCAAAATCAACCATCCCATTATCGTTTTCTTCATGTCTCCACCGATGAGGTTTACGGTAGTTTAAGGGAAAATGATCCTCCTTTTACAGAAACCACTGCCTACGCTCCCAATAGTCCTTATTCCGCCTCAAAAGCCGGTAGTGATCACCTCGTCAGAGCATATTATTACACCTACAATTTACCCACTTTAATTACTAATTGCTCTAATAATTACGGTTTTTTTCACTATCCTGAAAAACTGATTCCCCTCATTTGTACCAATATTCTTTTAGGGAAACCTCTACCTATCTATGGTGATGGGCAAAATGTGCGAGATTGGTTATTCGTTTTGGACCATTGTCGGGCGCTGGAAGCTGTCATTAATAAGGGAAAAATAGGCGAAACTTATAATATTGGTGGTCATAATGAAATTAAAAACATTGATTTAGTAAAATTAATTTGCTCAATTATGGACGAAATCGCTCCTGATTTACCCGTTAAACCCAGTAGTAAATTAATCACCTTCGTAACAGATAGAGCTGGTCATGATCGCCGTTATGCCATCGATAATAGTAAAATAACCAGAGAATTAGCATGGCAACCCCAATATACTCTGGAAACAGGCTTAAAAATTACTTTGCAGTGGTATTTAGACCATAAAGACTGGTGGCAACCACTTAAATAA
- a CDS encoding DUF2839 domain-containing protein produces the protein MGESKRRKAQLGEEYGKEERFISWLPLTKTQASEAYQLTTRGAWIGIVALFITWLIVRFFGPAFGWWQVY, from the coding sequence ATGGGAGAATCAAAACGTAGAAAAGCACAATTAGGGGAAGAATACGGCAAAGAAGAAAGATTTATCTCTTGGCTACCTCTGACCAAAACTCAAGCCTCTGAGGCTTATCAATTAACCACGAGAGGGGCTTGGATTGGCATAGTCGCACTATTTATCACTTGGTTAATTGTGCGGTTTTTTGGTCCAGCTTTCGGTTGGTGGCAAGTATATTAA
- a CDS encoding DUF3110 domain-containing protein, with product MRVYVLLYNAGTDNEGIHTLQMKDQDFVLMFESEDDATRYALLLEAQDFPVPSVESIDREEIEEFCQTASYHTKYVSEGMLEVPPEHNVEQTDWDINGKPQAPLTSESSPADMSAFELERIRRQLENLL from the coding sequence ATGCGTGTTTATGTGCTGTTGTATAATGCAGGGACTGACAATGAGGGAATCCATACCCTACAAATGAAGGATCAAGATTTTGTGTTAATGTTTGAATCAGAAGATGATGCCACTCGTTACGCATTACTTTTAGAAGCCCAAGATTTTCCAGTGCCTTCGGTGGAAAGTATTGATAGGGAAGAAATAGAAGAGTTTTGTCAAACGGCAAGTTATCATACTAAGTATGTTAGCGAGGGGATGTTAGAAGTTCCACCTGAACATAATGTAGAACAAACGGACTGGGATATAAATGGGAAACCACAAGCGCCCCTCACCAGTGAATCATCACCAGCAGATATGTCGGCATTTGAATTGGAACGTATTCGCCGTCAATTAGAAAATTTACTTTAA